AGGAATGGGGCACAGGGAAGAGGAACATGATGGGAAAACATCTGTTCCATTACACCTACGGGTGCTCTGAATTGCAGACCAGGACTCCTGAGAAGTAAAGCTGCACACACCTTATAGCAAATGGCCTCACTCTGCACCATCAGCTATAGGAGGGGCTGGCCCACATCTGCACAGAAGCTTGCTGAGACAGGGACGGGGAGAAGGCGGTGAGCTGAAGCGCTCAGGAGCACGGTCAAGGTGCGGGAGGAAACATGCTTATCTCCCATGGTTAATGACTGAGTGCGAACAGGTGTTTTTCACAAAGGTGAGAAAGACTAAAATACATCTTAATGCTTTCCTTAGGCAGCCAGTGGTTTCTCCATATCCCACAGGTACAGGTTTGGATTTCCTTGGAGTTACAACTAAGGCTGGTCTCCCTGCACGGGCTGTTGAAATGTACAGTTGAATGTACCAACTGTGTGTGCAAAAGTGGGCTGCTTGAAGCAAGCTCTGGTGCCACGTCTGGCACAGCCAATACCGACTGTGGGAGACCTGCTTTGTCCCGGGGTGGGGTGACACTAGGGGGATGTACTCAGGTTCCCAATCCACGCTGCATCTACCCAAATACAGTGAGGGTTTTAAGGCCCTGCTCTTTTGCCTTCACTATGTTGTTTGGAGATTCAGTGGCTGAGCATGTAGCTGGGGAGGACAGGGTCTCTAGAAACAATACTTTTTTAGAAAGCCCTTTTGAcagctattttttgtttgttaaaataaatattttctatagaaGCATTTGAACAGGAAAATACCACTATTTACACAGTGAAATAAATTTCACAGTGGTGCGTATAAATAGGTATTATATATACGTATTTGAAATCATAGTCACACAGTCTCCTAGAACTATTAAAACTGCAGAACTCACCGGTGAAACTAATAACCTTAAACTATGGTGGCTCTAAAACTAATCCCTACctgtggtataaatatacaaaattatgcAAATCTTGTTTGTATAACATCTTTTCCACAAACTAGCTCCCAAATACTACAGCTTTAGCTACAAGACAACATGAAGAGTAGATTATAGAAAACAATGTGGGTGAGAAAGTTGGTAAGTTGAATAGCGTTTGGACCCAGTTGctaaatactagaagaaaaacaGTTATGAAAAGAAAAACGCTTCTAATATGATATGTACATGTTCAGTGAAGCACTTGAAAGGTAAGAGACTTCCCAGAGATGCCTCCTGGAAGGGGACGGGGGGAaaagcaggagaggaagaggtaAGATGCCAAAGGTGGGTCCTCAAAATGAGGCGAGTCAGGCCTGACCAGGCGCAGGCTCCCCTGGCCAGGCCAGAGAGCTCTGAGCTTCGGGCTAAAGCTGCTGGTGTGCTGACCAGGTGTCATGGACGACTATGCTGGTATTTTTCAGAGATGAGAATGTGTGATTTGGTTTAGAGGTTTAAACAGGCAAAGACCAGCCATTTATGTTCATGAGTAATGACCAAAGTTTGGGGAGTGATAAACTTGCAAATACACTGTAAAGAAAAGGGGAATTCTGGGGGTGAAACTAACATGCCCTGTGCCTGCTGGGGAGAGGCACTATTCCAGGCTGTAAGTTCACAAGTAAATTCGTTTGTGTGGAGCACTGCCGTAGAGGAATGTCTCTCCATGAGAGTCAAGTTCACCCTGACTCATAAACATGAGGACAACTGCAGTACTTTTAGTGTAAAAGACTTTGTACTTTTAGCTTTAACTACTTATCCTAGTAGATCAGATCGTATGTCcacaattcaacaaatattcaatCAACAAAGGGAGATACATTTCTGGCTTTAATACATGAGCATTACTCAGGAATAATGTGGAACAGTAGCTGTATGCTAAGATGAACAGGCAAGATACCCTAAAATCTAAAGGGAAAGGAATGCTGCACTGCTGGactacatgaaaaataaatttgtgccTAATTGGCCGCACAATTTGATTTTGGATGACATATTGCAAGAATCAGCTTACTTTCTGTAAAAGGGTCcggtagaaaatattttatattttaggctATGTGGGCCATATGTggtctctttttttgtttgtttgtttttaacataacCCTTAAAAAGAGGTACAATGCATTCCTCCAAcctctggcatttaaaaaaaaccatggttttatagttctttttttaatgagcaatCTACTTCCATGTGGTTTGCCTACTGACCACCTCGTGTTAAACAGAATGGTTCCAGGCAGGTGAGAAAGCTTGTGTGTTACCGGGCTCGCAGGCGAGCATAACTGCACAACTGGCCCTCTGGGCACTGAGCATAAACCACCAGCGCTCTGGGAAAAGGATCAGACAAAGGGGAGGTAATGGAAGGAACTGGCCAGCTCTGGCTCAATTCCAAGGGCAAAAGCACCTGCAAAGTGTCCGAGGTGTTTCCCTGGGTCCCCAGGACAGCATGGAAAGACCTGAGCTGGGAGCAGCATCAGAGAGCTCTAGGTTTCTGCCTGAGCGTGatttaatatctttaaagaaaagaggTCAGACCTTCAAGTCTTCCAATCCATCTATTGTAGAATACAGTGGTTTGTTCTGACGTTTCAAGGAATGAACTATATTCAAGGCTGCCTCAAAAGTTATGCTTCCCATAATTCtgcttgttttattattatttatattgaagATGAGTtaattatgtttacatttttcaggAACATGCTTGCTTTAAATacaataatctttttcttttcttttatttttttcccctgagaaggGCTTGGGAGCAAGCATGGGGTAGAGTACTCCCACTGCTAAGATGTGAGGATTGCCTTGCTGATGCCTGACATGGACATGACTTCATACTAAGAAAAATTTCCAGTATTTCAGTAGATATTAAGCCATAGGAAGATAAAAATTCATAGTTAAGAATTCAAAATGTTAATTATCTGTTTCAAAACAACCGAAATAGTCACTGTTTTAGAGCCACTAACAAAAACTTGTTCACTGATATGACATTCACTTTCACTTTGAAAACAGCACAGAAACTTATCCTTGAGTTTTTAAGGAGGGGGAGGACACCACCTTGGAAGTTGACTGGATTTGATCTAAAGATATAACCCTATAACTTCTCAGTCACAGTCAGGTTATTATGCTCCACTTTTCTATTATTCTCTCTAAAGTACTTCAAGCCTCTATTTTTCAGTCATCGGCTTgcctttaataaaattattttgaaagaagagtatcgtgactgaaaaaaatatcagtgccaaaacatttttattttcctagaagctggccaaaaaaattatataatcaacAGTGTTTTGGTTTTGTGATTGGACTtcgtttctcatctgtgaaaagacTTTTTCCATATCTAAATGTGAGGTTCAGAAAATTGAACATCCAACTGAAGTAGTCTCAACTAagtttgaaagaaacaaaatcttgGCTTATTTTAGTAATAAACAAGCCAGAGTCAGGTCTCTGATAAAAACTGGCAAAGGAGAGGCCCAGGCTGCACACCTTGAGAACTCTGGATTCCTGTTTGCTCATAGATTCTGACTAGAGGCTAAAGGTAGCCTTATTTTGGTTACTGTGAAGGGTGAGTCTCACAGGATGTGAGGCTGAGATACCTCAAGTTTCAGGAGATGGTATCTGATGTGCTGTGGCTATATAGTGTGTTATCTTTtatagcaagaaaaaataaagaaatgtaaaaagaacTCAACTGAGGTAAtataaagaggaaggagaagaaaagaagacagagaggaaaagaggcagaagaaaggagaagacaaATCAGGGACGATTTCTTCCTGAAAAAGGATTATTTTCTCAAGCacgggtcagcaaactttttcttaaaggtcCAGACAGTAAATCTgtcaggctttgtgggccatgtgTTCTCTGTGGCAGATACTCAGTTCTGCTAGAAAGCAGccagacaatacataaacaaatgggcatggctatattccaataaacttttatttacagAAGAATGATTAGCCACACTTTGCAGACCTTTGACAGATCATTCGTAAGCCAAGTGAGAGCCTGCCTGGGCTAAAACCAAAAGGAGCCAGTGTGGCACTGTGGGCCAGCACCTTGGGAAATTCCAGCCTAGTCCCAGGTGCAGTGACAAGACACTGTCTTGCTGATGGTGACAGGACAGCATCTCCAGCTTGCACCACACAGCATATTGCCCTTTGCTACTTGGCTCTTAGGCTCCCCACTAATCAATGTTGTCCATAAGTGACAGTGATAGCTTCAGTCTTCACTACAGAATTAATCACAAGGGAGAAAAGAGTCCAAACTTCAATTCAAAATAACCGTCTTGAAGTGATGTGTTTTACTGATGACCTGTCTGAACAGTGAGAAATTCAGCCTCATGGTATGTGATGCATAGAGAATCCCATTAAAAGCACCACATCTGTGAAGGAATGACTAACTGCACCCTTCTATCCACACTACTGCAGGAAGGAGGCACAAAACCCATagcctaagatttttttttttaataaggtttGTGTAGAAGTCTTCAATGAAGTACAGACACAACAGAACTGGCTACCTAAAGGATCCAAGGGGTTAGCAATCACAGGTTACATCTGTACATAAGGAGCCTCAAGAGTAGAATAAATGTTCGTGGCCTCCCTGCTGCGCTGCAAGATTGCTATAAGTCTGAAGAAGTGCTGGGGGCGAGGCTCTGGACCCCAAATGAAGGAGCAGTCCCCACGTTGTCCTCCAAAACCCAGGGAGCCTCAGGGGACAGAAAATGGGAGACAGAAAACAGGTCTCCTGAAGAGGGCCCAGCTCTGGGGAGCTATGGTAGAGCTTCAGTGGTTGCTTCCCAGGCATCTTCCAGCTCCTCCAGAAGCTCAGAGGAAATACCAGTGCTCCCTGGTCATCAGCGCTAGCTCCAACAGTCACTTCACTGAGTACAGACCCAGAAGCAgaattcctttctaatttggagtCCAGTATGTGGGACAGAGTGCCCCTGTATTAGGCGGCAAGCCCCGGTGACAATGGCTACAGGAAGCTGGTCTTTGcaagagaagaggaaacaaagggaGACTTAGGTCAAAAGCAAGCCTAGGCTTGGAGGTGTCTGGCAGACAGGTTTGCCAGCATCTGCTATAATAAAAGGGCCTTCCAGAGCTGGCCCTCAGCTTGctcttttttaaatctatcaGTAAAGTTAACTGAATCAGCAAAAATGagattcaataaatataaaaataattctaaactttTAAGTGTCCTAATTATGTAGAATCCCAGTCTATTTAAATGTAGCCACTATTATAAAGTTGATTTTAAGATGATCCATTGCATTGTTaaggtatataaaataaatgcatacacatTGATACCTTTTCTCACATGTTGCCTAGTATGGGAGAGAAGGCTATAAGCATCtgaagtaatcttttaaaaatgaaaaagaacttagAAAGGTAATGGAATGGATTACAAACCTGCAACTAGAAAAGTTCCACCCACTTACAGCCTCACACCTCTCTCTAACTTAATCCAAGCACCCTTACAAGGCAGTCTATATGCAGTCACTGGGGGCACCTTGAACATATGTACAGGGATCAGCACACCTGACATCAGCAAACCTCAGCCATTTAAGTCACCACAAAAACAACATCCAGTGACGActatatgaaaagatttttttttaaaaactttaaaatgacttttatagATTAAATGAACCTACTTAAAACGTATTAATGCTTCTGTGCAACTTAATGCTGAGAAACGCTTGccaacatacatacacactcagCAGTTTCATTAACATAGGTAGCTCCTGAATGGTCAAAgtcaaagatatttaaaaaaaaaaaaaaaaagactcatggGATAGAGgagacattagaaaaaaaaaaatcaaggtttcaTTGAAGATAGTAAACTTCACTTACTATGAAGTTCAACACAATTCTCAATTTCCCATGAATCAAATGCTTTTCTCCAGTCCTATCCAATCATCCAAAGTTTTCATTATATACAGCAAATCTTTAACAGAATTGGtagaaaatctgttttattatGATTTGGATGAGCTAATGCATGAAAAAAAGGTACATCTGGGTTTATCTAAACAGATCAGAAGcaatataaatggaaattttttaaaataaaaaggacagagTAGCAGCTGTCCATACAAGCCTATTTTGGTGACAGAGTATATTAGAGAAGCCTTATTGGTAGAGTGGCTCAATGGAGATGTCAAGTACACACTCTGTTATAACGGAGCAATGTTACAGCCACCAAGGTAAAGTCAATGCACCTATCTCAGCCCTTAAAACAACATTAGTTACAAATACTGTGGCTCTCACTTTTGAGCCATGGTACAGAGCCTGACATGACAGAGGCAGGTGTGATACTACAAGCATTAACTACTAGTATGATGCCAACCAATCAGAAAGGACACCTACTCTAAACATGTACATTTCACCTTGGAACATACCAGCTGAACATCAGCTCCTGGTATAGGGGTGTGTGTGGCCCCACTATGAGATGTTGGTGCTACTTTCTTTAACTACAAGGTTGCTCTGAACTTTATATAATTCTGTGCTGTTTAGACCTTCCTGAGTCTGGTGCCAAAGAGGTTTGGGGAATGCTCATAGAGACCCTGGGCTACATTTAAGCCATCTGGCCTATGCTAGTTACCCAGCTCATGAACACCCTATTACACttcatggagaaggaaaaaatttaCTCTAGAACTGGGGTTGGGAGACATTTGTGCCTGATAACCACATGCAAATGAAcccaaacacacatgcacatacacagtCTTAAACTTTTCTATTCCTGGAAGTAACATTTTGGCTTTCTTTGAATATGGAAGTACTTAgggcaagaaagaaaattagaacagTTACTCTCATCCTAATTGTCAAATTACAGCTACAAGATGAAAAAAAGGATCCtagattttttccccaaagtaggATGAAAATCTTGTTAGTGTGCTAGCAAGCTTGCAAGgccaaaaatgaaaaggatggTAAGAATCAGTAATGCAAATAATTGGGGAATGTGAGTAATTTTTAGAGGTCATAAATCAGTATTAACACCTTGTGACACACTTTTTGTCCCATGGGCACataatttagaataaattttttcctcaaataacAAAAGATCAGAGATGAGTGACCAACaatgaatatgaatttttaaaaaggggtcAACAGAAATATTAAtcctttataataattataaattccCTCTGCATTCTCCACATACCATAAAAATGATTTGGTTTAGctttcaaatatcattttaaacaaacaaacaagacagaGGGAAGTTCACTGCTGGGTTCTGCAAAGAAGAGCATCTGTTCATGTACAGATACTGCAGGGTGGCTGCTGAAAAGCTACTTTTATGTGCATCATGGTGGTCTTCTCGGCTACAGTACAAGTGCTTGTGCATCAAGTATAAAATACAAGCCTTTAATCACATAGATCAGCTTTTTagcttttgtaaatttaaaaacaaaaaggataaataaggcactgtacttttaaaaactaaaactgctTGGTTCCAAGTTTAAAACCCAAGGAACAATcagaatataatatataacttCCCTTACTCAGCCTCAGAGAAAGACTCTGCAAGTTCCCTTCTCCATCTGAGACGCATTTTCTGACATCTTAAATTGTGGTATTCTCCATTAACTGCAGGTTTGAAAGGCTTGATAAGCTTATAAAAGCAGATTTAGTTAATGCAAAATAAAGGGTTACTTCTATAGAACAGTTTTAACTCTTGGCTACCGCCCTTCCAATCACTTTGCATCCAACCGCCTCCGTTTGCTGTGGGAAGAGTCCAGCTTTGCCTTTAGCTTCCGCTTTCTCTGGGCTGCACTGTTCTCTGGGGTTTTCGTCGAGGATCTGGCTTGAGTCTTTCCACTGCTCTGCTTCCTACTTGTGGCTTTCTGTGGCCTTGAAGAGGATGCACCGGCCCCCTTTTGCTTTGCAGGTTTTGTCATTGTCTCCGAGGTGGAGGGCTGGGTGGGTCTTttgtttgtgttctctttttctttcctggaggGAGGGCAGCGCTTCCCTGGGGACTTTTTAGGGGTCTTCACTTTATTCTCTTTCAAAGACATCTTTTTGGGCAGTTGGCTGATTCTGTCCCTTGTAGCTGGCTTCTTTGCAGCGGGGGTTTTGGTGGCTCCATCAATATGCTTCTCTTTGCTGGCCTTCATTGCAGGTCCCTTGTCCTTCCTGTCCTGAGTGCTGCTGCTTTCTGTCCTCTTGCGTTTATTTTGAACTTCTGCTTTTGGTGGGATTTCAGACAtctgcttccctttccttcctttcattccaTCGGTACTCTTGGGCTTAATGGGAAACCCATCTGCATCTACTTGCAGGGCAAGCTTGGGGGACATCAGAGGGTTGATGCATACACTCTTACAACTTTGTTTACTTTCCACAGCTGGACCAAATGGGCTTTCCATTTTCTCGTTCTTAATCAAACGCTGCTGGGCTCTGAGCTTTCCTCGAATGTTGGAATATTTCCTAAGGATCCGGGTACTGGCTGGCGTAGGCGAGCTTGTGGGAGGATGGCTATTTCTACCTTCCTTGACTTGCTCTACACTGTCCTCAGGATTGGGGCTGAGGCTAACGTCACTGCCATCCTCTGGCTCCACTTGGTCAGGATTCTCTCGAAATTTAGCCCAGAGCTTCTGTGTTTTCCAGTTGTTCTTGGCAGGAGTAGCTCCGGGAAATTTCTTCAAGTGTTTTTTCAAGCGCTCGGCCTGTAGTGAACTGGGGTACAGGCTGGAAGGAGAGTACTTCTGAAGAGGATGCTTGACAGGTGGGATGTCTCCTGGAAGACGAGTATTGAGCTTCTTCACAATGACCAGAGACCGGGTTTCAGTCGTCTCTAAGAACCATTTACAAACATTAGATAATTTAAAGTTTGTCATAAAGAGCAtctgaacaggagaaaatttttgaaccTCCAGTGAACCTCGACATTTCCGTGACCTTTTCTTGCTTTTCCAAATCTCCTTCAGTTTATCTGACTTGTTCCTTGCTCTGGGTGTTGGCTGGGCCTCTTTCTCCAGCTGGATCCAACCCTTCTGAACTTTCATGTACTGGGCATTGAAGTTGGCGATAAGCTCTTGGTTCTCCTCCTCGGCACACCATTCCACAAACTTTGGCTGGTCGTCTACCACTGTGTCCACATCATCCTCATCTAAGGGATCTCCACTCTCTGaagcttcattttcctttgagATTGGCTTTTCTTGTACTGCTTCCTTTTCTGAAGTCACTTTTACTGTACCCAAGGAATCGAAAGGATGAGCATGTCTTAGGTTGTAGGTTGAAGAGGTCAGTCTTGTAAGCCTTGGTACCCATTTTGGGGGCCCAGCAGTGTCATCACTTCCATCACTTGACACCCCAAGTGTGTTAGACGGCACATCACTATCATCATCTTTATGCTGGCTGTCTGCACTATCCATCTCATTAACAACCTCCTCTGTGTCTTGTGCAGGAGCAGGTCCTTGCTTCTCTTTTGACTGTTCTGGGAAAGTACAAGGAATACTTTCAGAGAGGTCTTGAGTACTGTTCTCACTTAATTTAGACTGAACATAGATTTCCAGTTTCTCTCCAGGCAGGGGCTGGCCAGCTGTGGTTATGGGATCACTGCTGGGGAAAATACCTCCTTCTTCCCCCTTGACTTCTTTTGCtagcatgtttttaaaagtctgcctGGTGATTATCCCACCTCCTATGTCTTCCTCCTCAGCATCCTTCTCAGAGGGATTCCCATTGACATTTGGGTTTTCTGTGTCCTCCAGGGCTTTTGTATGGAAATCATCAGTGGGAAAGCCGTCAGGTGTTGTCCCACCAGGGTACCCTTCTTTTTTAGAACGTCTTGCACCGGGAGTTTTAGAAACCTTGATCTCAGGACAAGCAGAGGAGGAATCTGAACTTTGATTTCGTAGGCACCTCTTGGCAGAGGAAGAATCTGAAAGTTGACTTCTTAGGCACCTGTCAGAGGCCTCGGGgaattttttaccttttctctttttgtccagATTCTCTTCAGGTGAGTCAATGTTTTGATCGCATATATCTTTTTCTGAAGTAGGTTTTACATCACTGTCCTCTCCCTCGAATTTTCCTGTACCACCTGCTGCCCCTCTTTCCTCCATTTCACTGGGGTTTTCATTAGAAAAAGTGCTGCTTTCCTTCAAGAGTGGGTCAGTGTCTAGCTCCTGAGTGTCACCAGTCTTGGCCTCTGTACTGATGCTCTGATCTTCCTCAGCTTTTTTCGGGCTCACAGGAGGCTCCAAGCCCACTGGGGGACTGTGATTTTCTGAGCACGGAGGACTCTCCTCTCTACTGATTGTTTCTGGAGAAGAACGAGGCCTAGGAGCAACATCCTCACTGCCTCCCTCAGAAATGCTTTCAGTAGAAGGAAGCAGGTGACAATCTTCAGGTACACTCATCTCCTTTGTATCCAGCAGGTCAACTGATTGTTGGTCTAGTTCAGGGGAAGATATCCTGCTCTCTGTGGGAGCTGAGACTACGGGGCTGCCTTCTGGCAGGTCCTCTTCAGGAAGCTGAGCAGGGAGAGGCCACTCCAGGCTGGAGGCTGTTGTTTCCTTGGACCTAGGGGAGCTGCTTGGGTTTGCATTACTCGTCATGGGGCAAACCTCAGGCTCTTGAGATTCCTTTTCAGATGActcatctctgtctccttccttgaGGGAGGTTATTTCTTTACTAGGTTCTTCAGGGTTGTCTTCTCTGGGATGCTGCACTTCTACTGCAGGTGGAGGTGCTGAAACAATAAGGGTCTGCTTAGGAGTGACCACCGCTTCTGATGCCAGTGTCGAGCAGCTTGCTTTTTCTTGAGAGTGTAAATTTCTGGCCAGTGTGCGAACGGTTGGCAGTTCACAACAGTCACCATTGAAAAAGTATCCTCGAGTACTCTTCCTGGCTGTTTTCCGAGAAGATAATATTGATCTTTGATTCTCAAAGTGGCATTCTGTTATTGGCTGGCTGATATAAACGACATCACACTGGTTATCATAATCATTTATCCTCAACCCTGAGGCCCTTTTACTTTTCCGAGCTGTCTTAATGGAGGTTGATATCATCTTGGTTCGTGAATGTCCATTAGGTGCTTTGTGGACAGGTGGCATGGGGCTGGGGGCTAACCAACCATCTTTGGAATGATCAAATTGGCCCTTATCGCTGGGATGTAAATGGTAACCCATCTTATTTCTTCCCAGTGAGTGAAGATGGTTCTCTTGCTTTGGCCTTGAATCTTGTTCACTTGCCTCTAAGTCCTGGCATAAAGGTGTTTTTGAGCCACCCTGTAAAGCATTCTCTTTGTCAGCAGTTCTAGGTGAATTCCCCATAAACCCTGAGTCCCAAGCCTCTTCCGATAAAGCTTTGAATGAATTTCTTTGAGAAACAATACAACTGTTGCTCTCTTCACTATTCTCAGCTGCCACTTTTCCTGCAATGAGATTTTCTACTAAAGCTGAACTCTGCACGTGGTCTCTACCGTCCTCGCATACTTTCACATTTGTGTCTTGCTCCTGTCCAGTGGTTGGCCCCTCCGAGATCTTAGAGATATGGTGGAAGTTTAATGAGGAAGAATTAGATGCAGTGAGGTATTCCAGAGTGGAACTATCCATTGAACTACCAGAATTAGGCTTAGTGGTTGGAAGTTCAGAGGAATCTTTCTGGACAATAGTCAAGGTATTCTCTTTTCCATCTACGGAGTTTGTTTCAGGAGGAGGCTCCTTTAGGGTCTGTTCTGTCAAGTGTGGAGGGCTGTGAGAGCCTGATGAGTCTAAGAACAAATCTACAGAAGTAGGAGACTTCATATTGAGACACACA
This genomic interval from Camelus ferus isolate YT-003-E chromosome 11, BCGSAC_Cfer_1.0, whole genome shotgun sequence contains the following:
- the LCOR gene encoding ligand-dependent corepressor isoform X3; its protein translation is MQILLSGVHSAAISCGFESILEGLFGPALLKDLSLFKDCEPESISDWTFDENCLFCCLRRDKVKGHLVGLDEPASGAGQEALLKQEQAKIIRFERQAEEFLNAVFYRKDSPWVSDPNIPLVAREIMQRMIQQFAAEYTSKNSSTQDPSQPNSTKNQSLPKASPVTTSPTAATTQNPVLSKLLMADQDSPLDLTVRKSQSEPSEQDGVLDLSTKKSPCAGSTSLSHSPGCSSTQGNGENSAEAIAVDSNNQSKSPLEKFMVKLCTHHQKQFIRVLNDLYTESQPGTEDLRPSDSGAMDASTCNAGCAQLDTKHKERDTVCLNMKSPTSVDLFLDSSGSHSPPHLTEQTLKEPPPETNSVDGKENTLTIVQKDSSELPTTKPNSGSSMDSSTLEYLTASNSSSLNFHHISKISEGPTTGQEQDTNVKVCEDGRDHVQSSALVENLIAGKVAAENSEESNSCIVSQRNSFKALSEEAWDSGFMGNSPRTADKENALQGGSKTPLCQDLEASEQDSRPKQENHLHSLGRNKMGYHLHPSDKGQFDHSKDGWLAPSPMPPVHKAPNGHSRTKMISTSIKTARKSKRASGLRINDYDNQCDVVYISQPITECHFENQRSILSSRKTARKSTRGYFFNGDCCELPTVRTLARNLHSQEKASCSTLASEAVVTPKQTLIVSAPPPAVEVQHPREDNPEEPSKEITSLKEGDRDESSEKESQEPEVCPMTSNANPSSSPRSKETTASSLEWPLPAQLPEEDLPEGSPVVSAPTESRISSPELDQQSVDLLDTKEMSVPEDCHLLPSTESISEGGSEDVAPRPRSSPETISREESPPCSENHSPPVGLEPPVSPKKAEEDQSISTEAKTGDTQELDTDPLLKESSTFSNENPSEMEERGAAGGTGKFEGEDSDVKPTSEKDICDQNIDSPEENLDKKRKGKKFPEASDRCLRSQLSDSSSAKRCLRNQSSDSSSACPEIKVSKTPGARRSKKEGYPGGTTPDGFPTDDFHTKALEDTENPNVNGNPSEKDAEEEDIGGGIITRQTFKNMLAKEVKGEEGGIFPSSDPITTAGQPLPGEKLEIYVQSKLSENSTQDLSESIPCTFPEQSKEKQGPAPAQDTEEVVNEMDSADSQHKDDDSDVPSNTLGVSSDGSDDTAGPPKWVPRLTRLTSSTYNLRHAHPFDSLGTVKVTSEKEAVQEKPISKENEASESGDPLDEDDVDTVVDDQPKFVEWCAEEENQELIANFNAQYMKVQKGWIQLEKEAQPTPRARNKSDKLKEIWKSKKRSRKCRGSLEVQKFSPVQMLFMTNFKLSNVCKWFLETTETRSLVIVKKLNTRLPGDIPPVKHPLQKYSPSSLYPSSLQAERLKKHLKKFPGATPAKNNWKTQKLWAKFRENPDQVEPEDGSDVSLSPNPEDSVEQVKEGRNSHPPTSSPTPASTRILRKYSNIRGKLRAQQRLIKNEKMESPFGPAVESKQSCKSVCINPLMSPKLALQVDADGFPIKPKSTDGMKGRKGKQMSEIPPKAEVQNKRKRTESSSTQDRKDKGPAMKASKEKHIDGATKTPAAKKPATRDRISQLPKKMSLKENKVKTPKKSPGKRCPPSRKEKENTNKRPTQPSTSETMTKPAKQKGAGASSSRPQKATSRKQSSGKTQARSSTKTPENSAAQRKRKLKAKLDSSHSKRRRLDAK
- the LCOR gene encoding ligand-dependent corepressor isoform X5 produces the protein MVKLCTHHQKQFIRVLNDLYTESQPGTEDLRPSDSGAMDASTCNAGCAQLDTKHKERDTVCLNMKSPTSVDLFLDSSGSHSPPHLTEQTLKEPPPETNSVDGKENTLTIVQKDSSELPTTKPNSGSSMDSSTLEYLTASNSSSLNFHHISKISEGPTTGQEQDTNVKVCEDGRDHVQSSALVENLIAGKVAAENSEESNSCIVSQRNSFKALSEEAWDSGFMGNSPRTADKENALQGGSKTPLCQDLEASEQDSRPKQENHLHSLGRNKMGYHLHPSDKGQFDHSKDGWLAPSPMPPVHKAPNGHSRTKMISTSIKTARKSKRASGLRINDYDNQCDVVYISQPITECHFENQRSILSSRKTARKSTRGYFFNGDCCELPTVRTLARNLHSQEKASCSTLASEAVVTPKQTLIVSAPPPAVEVQHPREDNPEEPSKEITSLKEGDRDESSEKESQEPEVCPMTSNANPSSSPRSKETTASSLEWPLPAQLPEEDLPEGSPVVSAPTESRISSPELDQQSVDLLDTKEMSVPEDCHLLPSTESISEGGSEDVAPRPRSSPETISREESPPCSENHSPPVGLEPPVSPKKAEEDQSISTEAKTGDTQELDTDPLLKESSTFSNENPSEMEERGAAGGTGKFEGEDSDVKPTSEKDICDQNIDSPEENLDKKRKGKKFPEASDRCLRSQLSDSSSAKRCLRNQSSDSSSACPEIKVSKTPGARRSKKEGYPGGTTPDGFPTDDFHTKALEDTENPNVNGNPSEKDAEEEDIGGGIITRQTFKNMLAKEVKGEEGGIFPSSDPITTAGQPLPGEKLEIYVQSKLSENSTQDLSESIPCTFPEQSKEKQGPAPAQDTEEVVNEMDSADSQHKDDDSDVPSNTLGVSSDGSDDTAGPPKWVPRLTRLTSSTYNLRHAHPFDSLGTVKVTSEKEAVQEKPISKENEASESGDPLDEDDVDTVVDDQPKFVEWCAEEENQELIANFNAQYMKVQKGWIQLEKEAQPTPRARNKSDKLKEIWKSKKRSRKCRGSLEVQKFSPVQMLFMTNFKLSNVCKWFLETTETRSLVIVKKLNTRLPGDIPPVKHPLQKYSPSSLYPSSLQAERLKKHLKKFPGATPAKNNWKTQKLWAKFRENPDQVEPEDGSDVSLSPNPEDSVEQVKEGRNSHPPTSSPTPASTRILRKYSNIRGKLRAQQRLIKNEKMESPFGPAVESKQSCKSVCINPLMSPKLALQVDADGFPIKPKSTDGMKGRKGKQMSEIPPKAEVQNKRKRTESSSTQDRKDKGPAMKASKEKHIDGATKTPAAKKPATRDRISQLPKKMSLKENKVKTPKKSPGKRCPPSRKEKENTNKRPTQPSTSETMTKPAKQKGAGASSSRPQKATSRKQSSGKTQARSSTKTPENSAAQRKRKLKAKLDSSHSKRRRLDAK